AGAATAGGGTAACGAATCGCAGACTTAATTTTTTTTCGTGTATCGACTTCTAACTCCAGGTATTCAGACAAATGGAGAAATACTCTATCCAACTTACCTGTCGTTTCCCCCACGCGTACCAAATTAACAAAAAAAGTATTAAAAATTTCCGGAAACCCCGCTAAGGATTGATACAACGTTCTTCCTTTATTTAAGTTAACCAATACTTCTTGTAAAGCACGCGCCAGGTTCTTATCTCTGGATGTCTCAGCAAGCCTTGCTACCGAAATAGCTAAAGGTACCCCCGCCTTAATAACAGTGTACATTTGCCTGCAAAATATTTGTAACTCTTCTTGTGATACTTTTTGGGTTAAAAATTTTGAGAGTTTATACCTGCTATTTTTTGATTGGGTATTTATAGTATGGGCAGAGGCTCGAGTTATCTCGAGAGGAATAAGGGCCTCATCTTGTAGCTGTCCAGCAAAATCTTCAGCCGTCGAGGCATTTCGCCTACCTTGCACGGTATTGCCATTCGAATCGATAGCAGTATATTGAAACTCAGGCATAGAATACTGAATTTGTAGATTTAGCTGAGTATATACCCAAAATTCTTGGAAATGCTATTTTTATGCGGCCTTTCAACGCCATCTACACTGTTTTTACATTTCCCGCCCGAAATTGACCCCACATGAGTCTTCGCGTTATTTGCTGATTAGCATTTAGTCCCAAAACACCACTTTTGCGTGGTAATTCCATTTCAGGGTATGTGATCAATTGGCTTAATTGGGTGGCTAGGGTGTAACTATCCATCCCTAACGCGTACAAACGGTTATAACTATTAAATTGCTCGGGCCAATTTCTGGTGGTGGTATGGTTGCTAAATACCCAAGGCATGTCGCAAAAGATGATACCGTCTAAATCTTTATCGCGCAGGGCATTAGGGTTGCCTGCATACACGGTTGAAGTAGCATAAACAGGGATATCCCCTGCATAATAATATTTTAACATAGGCATTATTTGTCTTGCCTTGGAAGGATACGCTAACAAAAAGATAACATCAAAGTCCTGGCGACGACGTGGCTGGGTTTCTATATGAAGCCCCAATAATTGCTTAATTTTCTTTTCTCGCTCTTCGCTCGCTTTTACTCGTAAAAAAGTTTTAATAGTGTTATTTAAGTCATCTTGTTGGGAATAATGCAAGGTATCGACGACGAACCCGTTCTCTTGTTCCCACGTTTCTTGAAAAGATTTAGCTATTTCCTCTCCCCAGACTCCTGTAGGAACAATCACTAAAGCATTTGTATGACCATCTGCTTTTGCCTTCGAGGCTACTTGTTTAGCTTCTAAAGTTAACGAAAGACCAAATTGAAAAACATTGTCTTGGCCAACGATTGGTGCTTCATTTAATAAAAGCGTGGGCACAGGGTGCGGTAATTGAGCAATGGCGTTTACTTCTGGCTTTAACAAAGGTCCAACTATACATTCGGCGCCTTCTTCTATAGCCTGATTATATATCTCACTAATATTCTTATTTGTTGTATCATAGTATTGTACGCCAATCTTTGCTTTCGCTTTATTTGCAGCAGCCAAAAATCCTTCGCGCACGGCATTTCCTGGCCCCTCTAATGGTCCGCTCAATGGAAGAAGCAAAGCAATCTTTTTAGGAGGCGCACTATTGGCAAGTTTGGTGAAAGATTGGGGATTCCATCCTGGAGAGTCTTGCGGTTCTTGCCATTCTTGGGCATTTACACTGTTATGTAATAGAAGAATACTAACGACTAGTATGCTTAACTGGGAAATCAAAGACTTTAATTGCATGAAAATTATCCTAAACACAGCAAGGCAAGAGAATAAACTATGGTAGGCAGATCATCAACCTCGGCAGGTATTTTATACGTTGTAGCGACTCCTATTGGTAATCTTGAAGACATAAGTCGTCGAGCAATTCGTATTTTCGCAGAAGTAGACGCTATTTTAGCAGAAGATACGCGTCATTCCCGTCAATTACTAAATGCTTTGGGTATTCAAAAAACATTAATTTCTTTACATGCTCACAATGAGTCAATTAGAGTAGGTAGCGTAATTGATGAGCTTTTAATTGGGAAAAATTTTGCTTTAATAAGTGATGCCGGCACGCCGCTTATTAATGACCCCGGTTTTCCTCTGGTTAAGGCCGCACGAGAACAAGGAATTACTGTAACCCCTATCCCCGGCGCTTGTGCCTTGATAGCTGCTTTATCCGCTGCAGGAATACCGTGTGATTTATTTACTTTTGCGGGATTTTTACCGGTTAAACAGTCTTCAAGACGAGAACGGCTCAATGAGTTAAAATCACTTAATCATACCCTCATCTTTTACGAATCCACCCATCGCATTTTAGAGTGCCTCCATGATATAGCTACCATATTTGGAGATTCCAGCCAAATAGTTCTGGCAAAAGAACTAACAAAAACCTTTGAAACCTTTGTCAGCAGTACTACCTCTGAGGTAATAAAATGGCTTGGAGAAGAGGAATCCAGACAAAAAGGCGAGTTTGTTTTGATTCTCCCTCCGCGTGTAACAGAGAACCTGCCTTCTTTAGAAGAAGATAAATTACTAGCTTTGTTG
The DNA window shown above is from Legionella adelaidensis and carries:
- a CDS encoding penicillin-binding protein activator, producing the protein MQLKSLISQLSILVVSILLLHNSVNAQEWQEPQDSPGWNPQSFTKLANSAPPKKIALLLPLSGPLEGPGNAVREGFLAAANKAKAKIGVQYYDTTNKNISEIYNQAIEEGAECIVGPLLKPEVNAIAQLPHPVPTLLLNEAPIVGQDNVFQFGLSLTLEAKQVASKAKADGHTNALVIVPTGVWGEEIAKSFQETWEQENGFVVDTLHYSQQDDLNNTIKTFLRVKASEEREKKIKQLLGLHIETQPRRRQDFDVIFLLAYPSKARQIMPMLKYYYAGDIPVYATSTVYAGNPNALRDKDLDGIIFCDMPWVFSNHTTTRNWPEQFNSYNRLYALGMDSYTLATQLSQLITYPEMELPRKSGVLGLNANQQITRRLMWGQFRAGNVKTV
- the rsmI gene encoding 16S rRNA (cytidine(1402)-2'-O)-methyltransferase; this translates as MVGRSSTSAGILYVVATPIGNLEDISRRAIRIFAEVDAILAEDTRHSRQLLNALGIQKTLISLHAHNESIRVGSVIDELLIGKNFALISDAGTPLINDPGFPLVKAAREQGITVTPIPGACALIAALSAAGIPCDLFTFAGFLPVKQSSRRERLNELKSLNHTLIFYESTHRILECLHDIATIFGDSSQIVLAKELTKTFETFVSSTTSEVIKWLGEEESRQKGEFVLILPPRVTENLPSLEEDKLLALLIKEMPVKKAVKIVVEMTGGNKNDLYRKALELK